One Drosophila kikkawai strain 14028-0561.14 chromosome 3L, DkikHiC1v2, whole genome shotgun sequence genomic window carries:
- the LOC138928283 gene encoding uncharacterized protein gives MHRFQASAEKFRKNLDKAARGAPRTQLIDPSVAPGTVRKRTAPTRMGSKNAQAPESGGEPLAGPPTAPVRQGKSRVAHIPKEQRHTEGPGCSGAQQQQQQQLTGWAMAPANQFRVLQKHAAAEGQPECPQRNDQEPAGPSQPRQGSDGHEAAPGARRQTRSPDRDVLEIHSEERNEYGLSSPTSTLRADWRTHATDGIRTYAANNNHPPPRAEPTSLFSLFPRHKLQPTASRREKTHPDARSLRPPSLGIHGPDLSRRPRHPLVHQRSRNPDQFTSL, from the exons ATGCATCGCTTTCAGGCAAGCGCGGAAAAGTTCAGGAAGAACCTCGACAAGGCGGCACGCGGGGCGCCACGAACGCAGCTAATCGACCCGAGCGTGGCACCGGGGACAGTAAGGAAGCGGACGGCACCAACCAGGATGGGCAGCAAGAACGCGCAGGCGCCGGAGAGTGGGGGCGAACCGCTCGCTGGGCCGCCGACGGCACCCGTCCGCCAGGGGAAGAGCAGGGTCGCCCACATCCCCAAGGAGCAGAGACACACGGAGGGACCTGGATGCAGCGgtgcgcagcagcagcaacaacaacaattgacCGGATGGGCGATGGCACCCGCCAATCAATTCCGAGTCCTACAAAAGcacgcagcagcagaaggGCAACCAGAGTGCCCACAGCGCAACGATCAGGAACCAGCAGGGCCGAGTCAGCCAAGGCAAGGGAGCGACGGACACGAGGCGGCGCCGGGAGCCAGACGGCAGACCAGGTCACCGGACCGGGACGTACTGGAGATCCACTCGGAGGAGAGGAATGAGTACGG actttcgagtcccactTCCACTCTCCGAGCCGACTGGCGAACCCACGCGACGGACGGCATCCGGACCTACGCGGCCAACAACAACCACCCGCCACCCCGAGCGGAGCCAACCTCTCTCTTCTCCCTCTTCCCCAGGCACAAGCTGCAGCCGACGGCATCCAGACGCGAGAAGACCCACCCAGACGCGAGAAGCCTACGTCCACCGTCACTCGGGATTCACGGACCCGATCTTTCCCGTCGCCCGCGCCATCCTTTGGTCCACCAGCGCAGCCGAAATCCTGATCAATTTACCTCCCTGTAA